One part of the Aspergillus luchuensis IFO 4308 DNA, chromosome 5, nearly complete sequence genome encodes these proteins:
- a CDS encoding MDR family MFS transporter (COG:G;~EggNog:ENOG410PJ3D;~InterPro:IPR020846,IPR011701,IPR036259;~PFAM:PF07690,PF06609;~TransMembrane:13 (i48-72o92-109i121-141o147-168i180-206o212-231i252-273o285-302i322-342o362-379i386-407o450-473i524-544o);~go_function: GO:0022857 - transmembrane transporter activity [Evidence IEA];~go_process: GO:0055085 - transmembrane transport [Evidence IEA]), with translation MESAKHDEATLQAQSVAIDDKSLREDVHTPPAEAPVTKSDEKPDEQKWLTGLPLLMVMTAVTLVVFLMLLDVSIVSTAIPHITNQFHSLDDVAWYGSAYTIASASLQPLTGKFYGNFVQKWTFLGFFSLFELGSLICGVATSSKMLIVGRAVAGMGSSGMVNGALNILASILPMHKRPMFMGFMMGFSQLGLVCGPLIGGAFTSYSTWRWCFYINLPIGALVGILLIFTNIPEPHAKPRAAEVFRSVILKKFDLFGFVLFAPAAIELLLALQWGGSRYPWKSSTIIGLFCGSAATFVVFGLWERRMGNDAMIPGQLVKQRIVWSSCMTMSMMFGMTMVMAYYLPIYFQSVRGESALMSGVDLLPNILCQLVMAVLSGILTGRLGYYLPWAIFGSIMTSIGTGLLSMLSPTTSTRDWAGFQAIVGLGRGAATQVPMVAIQNAVTPAQISPAMAILTFSQTFGGSIFLAVAEVLLTAGLRKKIPEYAPSVNPETVISAGATGFRDVVPAKDLLSVLVAYSKAIDEVFYLCAALCVVQFFFVWGMGWKNVKQGKQEQEKKNLDGEAKEVV, from the exons ATGGAGAGCGCAAAACATGATGAAGCGACGTTACAGGCGCAATCTGTCGCCATAGACGACAAGAGTCTACGTGAAGATGTACACACCCCACCGGCAGAAGCGCCAGTTACAAAATCCGATGAAAAGCCCGACGAGCAGAAGTGGCTCACAGGCCTCCCTCTTCTGATGGTCATGACGGCAGTCACGCTGGTGGTGTTTCTGATGTTATTAGATGTGTCTATTGTGTCTACA GCTATTCCTCATATCACGAACCAGTTCCATTCgcttgatgatgtcgcctGGTACGGTAGCGCATACACCATTGCGAGCGCATCGCTACAGCCTCTTACTGGCAAATTCTACGGCAACTTCGTTCAGAAATGGACCTTCCTTGGCTTCTTCTCGCTTTTTGAACTCGGCTCTCTCATCTGCGGTGTCGCTACCTCATCAAAGATGCTTATCGTTGGACGAGCTGTGGCGGGAATGGGGTCTTCGGGCATGGTAAACGGCGCGCTTAATATCTTGGCTAGCATCTTACCTATGCATAAGCGACCGATGTTCATGGGATTCATGATGGGAT TTTCTCAACTGGGACTAGTGTGTGGTCCGCTTATCGGCGGTGCATTCACCTCATATTCGACATGGCGTTGGT GCTTCTACATTAACCTTCCGATTGGTGCCCTGGTCGGCATCCTTCTTATCTTCACCAACATTCCGGAACCACATGCCAAACCCAGAGCTGCGGAAGTCTTCCGATCGGTGATTCTCAAGAAATTCGACCTCTTCGGATTTGTTCTGTTCGCACCCGCCGCTATTGAGCTGCTGTTGGCTCTCCAATGGGGCGGCAGTCGGTACCCCTGGAAGAGTTCGACCATTATCGGTCTGTTTTGCGGGTCCGCTGCGACGTTCGTCGTCTTCGGTCTCTGGGAGCGGCGCATGGGTAATGATGCTATGATTCCGGGACAGTTAGTGAAACAGCGCATTGTTTGGAGCAGTTGCATGACCATGTCGATGATGTTCGGAATGACCATGGTTATGGCGTACTACCTACCCATCTACTTCCAGTCCGTTCGAGGAGAATCTGCCCTCATGAGCGGTGTTGACTTGCTGCCGAATATTCTATGCCAGCTGGTCATGGCAGTACTCTCGGGTATCCTTA CCGGCAGATTAGGATACTATCTCCCATGGGCCATCTTTGGCTCCATCATGACCTCCATCGGCACTGGTCTCCTGTCAATgctctcccccaccacctcgaCACGGGATTGGGCCGGCTTCCAAGCCATAGTAGGTCTTGGACGTGGCGCTGCCACTCAAGTA CCCATGGTCGCCATCCAAAACGCCGTAACCCCCGCTCAGATCTCCCCTGCCATGGCCATCCTTACATTCAGTCAAACCTTCGGCGGCTCTATCTTCCTCGCCGTCGCTGAGGTCCTTCTTACCGCAGGCCTGAGAAAGAAGATCCCCGAGTACGCACCTAGCGTCAACCCCGAGACTGTCATCTCAGCGGGCGCTACTGGATTCCGGGATGTCGTTCCAGCCAAGGATCTTCTGTCGGTGCTAGTTGCGTATTCGAAGGCGATTGATGAGGTATTCTATCTGTGTGCGGCGCTTTGTGTGGTTCAATTCTTCTTTGTGTGGGGCATGGGGTGGAAGAATGTCAAACAGGggaagcaggagcaggagaagaagaatttgGATGGGGAGGCTAAGGAAGTGGTTTAA
- a CDS encoding cytochrome P450 (COG:Q;~EggNog:ENOG410PHH6;~InterPro:IPR001128,IPR002401,IPR036396;~PFAM:PF00067;~TransMembrane:2 (o6-23i30-48o);~go_function: GO:0005506 - iron ion binding [Evidence IEA];~go_function: GO:0016705 - oxidoreductase activity, acting on paired donors, with incorporation or reduction of molecular oxygen [Evidence IEA];~go_function: GO:0020037 - heme binding [Evidence IEA];~go_process: GO:0055114 - oxidation-reduction process [Evidence IEA]) produces MMSGSHLVLFAAGVVSYHAYFKHRENHLRIVLYIQVLAAILIAEVLFFQHQQSLDLAAALTHAARIHGSILSGYYTSILIYRVFFHPLNSFPGPFGCRITSLFLPLIFRHSDAFWQVQRLHDQYGSFVRLRPNYLSIAHPKAVNVIYGPGSRCTKADWYDISYPMVSLQTMRDKKAHEERRRVWSAAFGDKAVRGYEERLRRYLNYLVDYFSSQAIAGKPVNITKWFELYSYDFMGDLTFGKSFGMLEAQEDHWAIHLLKQAMIPLGLYLPTWFFRVVTSIPGLSRAWQRLFDFCGERMMERIKTPAEIPNIASVLVAPIKGQQPSREQWELLRGDAQLVVLAGSDTTATILAAAIYQLVRHPEQVQRLRDEVSPYITDPSHEVLHGKIANLPHLNAVINETLRLHSPAAASLQRKTPPEGITIEGVYIPGNMTVMCPQYVLGRDEEVYERPKEFLPERWYLYPAMVKQRAAFAPFSLGSYGCIGKPLALLTLRNTLVRLVTMFDFECAPGEDGTAFEGKAKDRFTMGYGDLQILFRERR; encoded by the exons ATGATGTCGGGGTCTCACCTCGTCCTTTTTGCGGCGGGAGTGGTCTCCTACCACGCCTACTTCAAGCATAGAGAAAACCATCTAAGAATTGTGCTCTACATCCAAGTCCTTGCAGCCATACTCATAGCAGAGGTGCTGTTTTTCCAGCATCAACAGAGTCTAGATCTTGCCGCTGCCCTCACTCATGCAGCCCGCATCCATGGCAGCATTCTCAGCGGTTACTACACCAGCATTCTCATCTATCGCGTATTCTTTCATCCCCTCAACAGCTTTCCAGGTCCCTTCGGCTGTAGGATCACCAGTCTTTTTCTCCCACTTATTTTTCGACACAGCGATGCATTTTGGCAGGTGCAGAGACTACATGATCAGTACGGTTCGTTCGTTCGTCTCCGACCCAACTACCTGTCTATCGCGCACCCAAAGGCTGTAAATGTGATATATGGACCGGGATCCAGGTGTACTAAAGCAGATTGGTACGACATCAGCTATCCCATGGTATCGCTACAAACTATGCGTGACAAGAAAGCCCACGAAGAGCGACGCCGCGTTTGGAGCGCCGCATTTGGGGATAAGGCAGTGCGCGGCTACGAAGAGCGATTGCGTCGCTACCTAAACTACCTGGTAGATTACTTCAGCTCACAGGCTATAGCTGGTAAGCCTGTGAACATCACCAAATGGTTTGAGCTATATAGCTACGACTTCATGGGTGACCTCACCTTCGGAAAGTCGTTCGGCATGCTCGAGGCACAGGAGGACCACTGGGCTATACACTTACTCAAACAGGCAATGATTCCTCTCGGTCTTTACCTGCCCACGTGGTTCTTTCGAGTTGTCACCTCGATTCCGGGGCTGTCGCGGGCTTGGCAGCGGTTGTTTGACTTTTGTGgcgagaggatgatggaacgAATCAAG ACTCCAGCCGAGATTCCCAACATTGCTTCGGTACTTGTGGCGCCGATCAAGGGCCAGCAGCCCTCAAGAGAGCAATGGGAACTATTGCGAGGAGACGCACAGTTGGTTGTACTAGCTGGCAG TGATACAACTGCCACCATCCTCGCCGCCGCTATATATCAATTGGTACGGCATCCAGAGCAGGTGCAGCGACTCCGCGATGAAGTTTCCCCATACATAACCGATCCGTCGCATGAGGTCTTACATGGGAAGATAGCCAACTTACCACATCTCAACGCCGTCATCAATGAGACTCTGCGGCTCCACTCGCCAGCTGCGGCTTCGTTGCAAAGAAAGACTCCACCAGAAGGAATCACCATCGAGGGGGTCTACATCCCGGGTAACATGACGGTTATGTGCCCGCAGTATGTGTTAGGCCGTG ATGAAGAGGTCTATGAGCGACCGAAGGAATTCCTTCCCGAGCGCTGGTACCTATATCCAGCGATGGTGAAGCAGAGAGCCGCTTTTGCCCCTTTTTCCCTAG GTTCATATGGGTGTATTGGCAAACCCCTGGCTTTGCTTACTCTCCGCAACACTTTAGTACGACTTGTCACGATGTTCGATTTCGAGTGCGCTcctggagaggatgggacGGCATTTGAGGGGAAGGCGAAGGATAGGTTTACAATGGGCTATGGGGACTTACAGATACTCTTCCGGGAGAGAAGGTGA
- a CDS encoding uncharacterized protein (COG:Q;~EggNog:ENOG410PIXZ;~InterPro:IPR002347,IPR036291,IPR020904;~PFAM:PF00106,PF13561,PF08659;~go_function: GO:0016491 - oxidoreductase activity [Evidence IEA];~go_process: GO:0055114 - oxidation-reduction process [Evidence IEA]) produces MLSQQSRAALSRLHLSAFGLSRLRLKSGRPLCRGAISNFTRPMAGQPHVKERLPRSEKARDRFREFSLAGKVFAVTGGARGLGLSMAEALVEAGGRVYCLDRLSEPDDEFHAAEERANPDFGGSLHYRRMDVTDDANTEAVMADIAAQNNRLDGLIAAAGINYVASAISHTPKNVNDVIHINYTGVFRSAVAAAKAMLEMKCHGSILLVASMSGIIANKGMESAIYNSSKAAVIQLTRSLAMEWSEVRDNGAGGIRVNCLCPGHIETPMAKMVMEKDPNTRELWRSENMMKRLARPEEFRGITLLLMSDASSFMTGSTVIVDGGHTAW; encoded by the exons ATGTTATCACAACAATCCAGAGCAGCGCTGTCTCGTCTCCATCTTTCAGCTTTTGGCCTCTCAAGGCTGAGATTAAAGAGTGGGAGACCCCTGTGTCGCGGTGCAATATCGAACTTCACACGGCCTATGGCCGGGCAGCCGCATGTAAAAGAAAGGCTGCCTAGGAGTGAGAAAGCCCGTGATCGATTCCGAGAGTTCTCTCTTGCAGGAAAGGTATTTGCAGTGACGGGTGGTGCAAGGGGGTTGGGGCTGTCGATGGCCGAGGCATTGGTCGAAGCTGGCGGACGAG TATACTGTCTCGACAGGCTTTCTGAACCAGATGACGAATTCCATGCAGCAGAAGAACGCGCAAACCCCGATTTCGGAGGATCTCTACACTACCGCCGCATGGATGTAACCGACGATGCAAACACCGAAGCCGTGATGGCTGACATCGCAGCACAAAACAATCGCCTAGACGGTCTCATTGCAGCTGCAGGGATAAATTACGTTGCTAGTGCGATTAGCCACACACCTAAGAATGTTAACGACGTGATCCACATCAACTACACCGGCGTCTTTCGCAGCGCTGTGGCAGCTGCGAAAGCGATGCTAGAGATGAAGTGCCACGGGTCCATCCTCCTTGTGGCAAGTATGAGCGGTATCATTGCCAACAAGGGCATGGAGTCTGCCATATATAACTCGTCCAAGGCTGCAGTAATCCAGCTGACGCGGAGTCTAGCAATGGAGTGGTCTGAGGTTAGGGATAATGGTGCGGGCGGGATCCGGGTGAACTGTCTCTGTCCTGGGCATATAGAGACACCAATGGCAAAGATGGTTATGGAGAAGGATCCCAATACTAGGGAGCTGTGGAGATCAGAAAATATGATGAAGCGGCTAGCAAGGCCGGAGGAGTTTAGGGGCATTACCTTGCTGCTCATGAGCGATGCATCGAGCTTCATGACCGGTAGTACTGTGATTGTCGACGGTGGGCATACTGCTTGGTAA
- a CDS encoding uncharacterized protein (COG:S;~EggNog:ENOG410Q2MM) — protein MESNTESRDRYTLRKALTLLERDFSSLEDQGYYTLDETLLKRYHIQKEPLSLRCNDSLAPKFFGPFLAQGIPEPTEEYVDRDYNTARLTLSSEYGRLIYIYLQSYIRKLMIDFPAVRRVWSSNQIGDYGFGNLYRTFEPEFGTLSIFHVAKAARPHIKCIMHNDLNADDSHLLYGEVLTVVRIILGQLKQKVFVNDMIAPVLLCSLNRQRPRVIEAYYDGQKLVLRHTKSYDFTNLDKAEFKTFAQWFLGDPIGDTSKTVVRI, from the exons ATGGAGTCCAACACTGAGTCACGCGATCGGTACACTCTCCGCAAAGCACTCACCCTCCTGGAGAGGGACTTTAGCAGCCTAGAAGATCAGGGTTATTATACCTTAGACGAGACCCTGCTAAAGCGATACCACATCCAAAAGGAGCCTCTGAGCCTCCGCTGTAATGATTCGCTCGCACCAAAGTTTTTCGGTCCATTTCTCGCTCAGGGCATACCAGAGCCGACAGAAGAATATGTCGATCGAGATTACAACACTGCCAGACTCACGCTGTCCAGCGAATACGGACGGTTGATCTACATCTACCTCCAGTCATACATTCGCAAGTTGATGATCGACTTTCCCGCAGTCCGACGGGTATGGTCAAGCAACCA GATTGGGGATTACGGCTTCGGTAACCTTTACCGCACGTTTGAGCCGGAGTTTGGCACATTGTCAATATTTCATGTCGCCAAGGCCGCCAGGCCGCATATTAAATGCATCATGCACAATGACCTCAATGCAGATGACAGTCATCTGCTATATGGGGAGGTGTTGACCGTCGTGCGCATCATATTGGGCCAACTGAAGCAGAAGGTATTCGTAAATGACATGATAGCACCG GTCCTGCTTTGCTCACTGAACAGACAGCGCCCACGTGTCATCGAGGCATATTATGATGGCCAGAAATTAGTGTTACGCCACACTAAATCTTATGACTTCACAAACTTAGACAAAGCCGAGTTCAAGACGTTCGCACAATGGTTCCTTGGCGATCCTATCGGTGATACGTCGAAAACGGTAGTCCGAATCTAA
- a CDS encoding uncharacterized protein (COG:S;~EggNog:ENOG410PU0E): MVDASTEVPDSPRAWQEQVNFLGLSSQTIHNMPLKSASHIPREQFLMLQVLWKSHTSSAFLDYYDLNHLLPRANAILKHVSSWDKYCKTFDPRSPIPEGTFAAARYYQFQVSKTKQDDSGSCVSFTPKVHNTRSRAQPA, from the coding sequence ATGGTTGACGCATCCACCGAAGTCCCGGACTCGCCGAGAGCCTGGCAAGAGCAAGTCAACTTTTTGGGACTGAGCAGCCAAACTATTCACAACATGCCGTTGAAATCCGCATCCCATATTCCTAGGGAGCAGTTCCTCATGCTCCAGGTGCTCTGGAAATCTCATACCTCTTCTGCATTTTTGGACTATTACGACTTAAACCACTTGCTGCCACGTGCGAACGCCATACTAAAACATGTTTCCTCGTGGGACAAATACTGTAAGACGTTCGATCCAAGAAGCCCGATCCCGGAAGGAACTTTTGCCGCAGCCCGTTATTACCAATTTCAGGTCTCAAAAACAAAGCAAGATGATTCTGGTAGTTGTGTTTCCTTCACTCCTAAAGTCCATAACACCCGTTCTAGGGCGCAACCCGCATAG